The following proteins come from a genomic window of Edaphobacter sp. 4G125:
- a CDS encoding inorganic phosphate transporter, with translation MATPATLPSGSLLDEKLKKSSPGKIGRIVFGLLLLGGVGYIVSRLAEDLSFVHPSSIFPYFLLGVALLIALGFEFVNGFHDTANAVATVIYTHSLEPHVAVVWSGLWNFVGVLTSSGAVAYSVITLLPVELILKVSKGSGFAMVFALLVAAILWNLATWYRGLPASSSHTMIGSIIGVGITNQLLHGASGVSGVDWEQVTKVFKALLFSPLVGFAGAAVLFLLFKLALRDPRLYEAPKGTDPPPFYIRALLVLTCTGVSFAHGSNDGQKGMGLIMLILVGTVPTAYALNHAVTNSQVQTFTAVSHQVSDVVSHYVDVNTVIADSGPELEQFVSSRTFKPETMLALRQTVDDIQNEVSRYGALNRVPPDMQSNVRNQMYLVSETMRLLPKYGPAISDQDKKIFANYKGFLDRSTKFIPTWVKVAVALALGLGTMVGWKRIVVTVGEKIGKTHLTYAQGASAELVAMMTILAADGYGLPVSTTHVLSSGVAGTMAANKSGLQTSTLRDIALAWVFTLPAAALLSGVLYWLFNLFVVK, from the coding sequence ATGGCAACGCCAGCTACGCTTCCTTCGGGCTCTCTTCTCGACGAAAAATTGAAGAAATCCTCTCCTGGCAAAATAGGCAGGATCGTTTTTGGGCTTCTGCTGCTGGGAGGAGTTGGATATATCGTCAGTAGGCTGGCAGAGGATCTTTCGTTTGTTCATCCCAGCTCGATCTTCCCCTACTTTCTTCTTGGGGTTGCTCTGTTGATCGCCCTGGGGTTTGAGTTCGTCAACGGCTTTCACGATACGGCGAATGCAGTCGCGACGGTCATTTATACCCACTCGCTTGAACCACATGTTGCCGTTGTCTGGTCGGGGTTGTGGAACTTTGTCGGCGTATTGACCAGTTCGGGTGCGGTGGCCTATTCGGTGATTACTTTGTTGCCGGTGGAACTGATCCTCAAAGTGAGCAAGGGATCAGGATTCGCCATGGTCTTCGCACTGTTGGTGGCGGCGATTCTGTGGAATCTGGCGACCTGGTATCGCGGACTCCCGGCTTCGAGCTCGCACACCATGATCGGATCCATTATCGGCGTGGGTATTACGAATCAATTGCTCCATGGTGCTAGCGGCGTCAGTGGCGTGGACTGGGAACAGGTCACGAAGGTATTCAAAGCATTGCTGTTTTCTCCGTTGGTTGGGTTTGCCGGCGCTGCGGTACTCTTCCTTCTGTTCAAGCTGGCGTTGCGTGATCCACGTCTCTATGAAGCTCCCAAGGGTACGGATCCGCCTCCGTTTTACATCCGCGCTCTGTTGGTCCTGACTTGCACCGGCGTTAGTTTTGCGCACGGCTCTAACGACGGCCAGAAGGGGATGGGGCTGATCATGCTGATCCTTGTGGGGACGGTGCCGACGGCCTATGCGCTCAATCACGCTGTCACCAACTCTCAGGTGCAGACCTTTACGGCAGTCTCGCATCAGGTCTCTGACGTTGTTTCCCACTATGTGGACGTCAACACGGTTATTGCTGATTCCGGTCCGGAATTGGAGCAATTTGTTTCTTCGCGCACTTTCAAGCCAGAGACAATGCTTGCTTTGCGACAGACGGTTGATGATATCCAGAACGAAGTATCTCGTTACGGAGCGCTCAATCGGGTTCCGCCAGATATGCAATCCAACGTTCGCAATCAGATGTATCTGGTGAGTGAGACGATGCGGTTGTTGCCTAAGTATGGCCCCGCGATTTCCGATCAGGATAAGAAGATCTTTGCGAACTACAAGGGATTTCTTGACCGCTCGACGAAGTTTATTCCCACGTGGGTGAAGGTGGCTGTTGCCCTGGCTCTGGGACTAGGAACGATGGTGGGCTGGAAACGTATCGTAGTGACCGTGGGCGAGAAGATCGGCAAAACCCATCTGACTTATGCCCAGGGCGCCTCGGCAGAGCTGGTTGCGATGATGACTATCCTTGCCGCGGATGGATATGGACTTCCGGTGAGTACGACTCATGTCCTGTCATCGGGCGTAGCCGGAACGATGGCAGCCAATAAGAGCGGGCTACAGACCTCCACGTTGCGCGATATCGCTTTGGCATGGGTCTTTACACTACCTGCGGCTGCGCTGCTCTCCGGGGTCCTCTACTGGCTCTTTAACTTGTTTGTTGTGAAGTAG
- a CDS encoding segregation and condensation protein A — translation MPEETRDPNLEPLSQPEETETLTAEATDQPVPQEPFALKHPVPPPAPEPKRSVAKERDKEKEEASQSPFSVIVGQVYDGPLDLLLDLIRKQNIDIYDIPIARITEQFLEYTHQLKQTDVDAAGEFIYTASLLIHIKSKMLLPRDPSDVAGGDAEDPRRELVERLLEHERFKAAAQMLLQKQQIEEATWTNPGIREFREAADADREIAADTVDLVRVFQDILSRMRKRPVLDVDEESVTVAQMIDYVKRRLVMEDKPVSLRRLLHNTHTERALICMFLAMLELVRLQAVLLHQPVTQGDILIKKTDNFDQVFADQQQARDDWR, via the coding sequence ATGCCGGAAGAGACACGCGACCCCAATCTCGAGCCACTGAGTCAGCCTGAAGAGACAGAGACTCTCACCGCCGAAGCGACAGATCAGCCGGTGCCTCAAGAACCTTTTGCTCTGAAGCATCCTGTGCCCCCGCCTGCTCCCGAACCGAAACGTTCTGTGGCGAAGGAAAGGGATAAGGAGAAAGAAGAGGCATCGCAGTCGCCTTTCTCTGTGATTGTGGGACAGGTCTACGACGGTCCGCTCGATCTTCTGCTGGACCTTATCCGTAAGCAGAATATCGATATTTACGACATTCCGATCGCTCGTATTACGGAGCAGTTCCTCGAGTACACGCACCAGCTGAAACAAACTGACGTCGATGCTGCTGGCGAGTTTATTTACACGGCTTCTCTGCTGATCCATATCAAGTCGAAGATGCTGCTGCCGCGCGATCCGAGTGACGTTGCCGGAGGCGATGCCGAAGACCCACGGCGCGAATTGGTGGAGCGGCTGCTGGAGCACGAGCGATTCAAGGCTGCCGCCCAGATGTTGTTGCAGAAGCAGCAGATTGAAGAGGCCACGTGGACGAATCCCGGTATTCGGGAGTTTCGCGAAGCTGCTGATGCCGATCGTGAGATCGCGGCGGATACGGTCGATCTGGTCCGCGTGTTTCAGGACATTCTTTCCCGAATGCGCAAGCGCCCGGTGCTCGATGTGGACGAGGAGTCGGTGACGGTCGCCCAGATGATCGACTACGTTAAGCGTCGCCTGGTCATGGAAGACAAGCCAGTCTCACTTCGTCGTTTGCTGCACAATACTCACACAGAGCGGGCGCTAATCTGCATGTTTCTGGCAATGCTGGAGTTAGTTCGCTTGCAGGCAGTACTGCTGCATCAGCCAGTTACGCAAGGAGACATCCTGATCAAAAAGACTGACAACTTCGACCAAGTCTTCGCGGATCAACAGCAGGCTCGGGACGACTGGCGGTAG
- the trpS gene encoding tryptophan--tRNA ligase: protein MTDSNSSSRPRILSGMRPTGKLHLGNYMGALYNWVKLQHEYECYFFIADYHALTTDYANTSRLKENIREVALDFLAAGLDPKLCAIFVQSKVPAHFELNDLLAMITPLSLLERVPTYKDQQEQLKEKDLATYGFLGYPLLQSADILTYQASYVPVGQDQVAHVELTREVARRFNQFFPGEFYLSPNAAPWEIGAIQEKARKLASDKRKSVFSAHELYEAAKQTKKLSGFGRREVLPEPQVLLTPSPKLPGTDGRKMSKSYGNTILLSDSETEIRSKLKTMVTDPARIRREDPGNPDVCPVFDLHKVFSPLETQQNARQGCTTAGIGCIECKSWLADNLVRELAPIRERRTYFEQHPSELDAILEDGNARANARANQTMREVRATVGLD, encoded by the coding sequence ATGACCGATTCCAATTCATCTTCACGTCCGCGTATTTTGAGCGGCATGCGTCCCACGGGAAAGCTGCACCTGGGCAACTATATGGGTGCGCTCTATAACTGGGTGAAGCTGCAGCATGAGTATGAGTGCTACTTCTTTATTGCCGACTATCATGCGCTGACGACGGATTATGCCAACACCAGCAGACTTAAGGAGAACATTCGCGAGGTTGCTCTCGACTTTCTCGCAGCCGGTCTTGATCCCAAGCTCTGTGCCATCTTTGTGCAGAGCAAGGTGCCGGCGCACTTCGAGCTTAATGATCTGCTGGCCATGATTACTCCGCTCAGTCTGCTTGAGCGGGTCCCCACGTACAAGGACCAGCAGGAGCAATTGAAGGAGAAGGATCTCGCCACCTATGGCTTTCTTGGTTATCCCCTTCTGCAATCCGCTGACATCCTCACCTACCAGGCATCGTATGTCCCCGTTGGGCAGGATCAGGTGGCTCACGTTGAACTGACACGCGAGGTTGCCCGCCGCTTCAATCAGTTCTTTCCCGGTGAGTTTTACCTCAGCCCCAATGCGGCTCCCTGGGAGATAGGGGCGATTCAGGAGAAGGCTCGCAAGCTGGCAAGTGACAAAAGAAAGAGCGTCTTTTCTGCGCACGAACTTTATGAAGCAGCGAAGCAGACTAAGAAACTTAGCGGCTTCGGTCGTCGCGAAGTGCTACCTGAGCCGCAGGTTCTTTTGACACCTTCCCCGAAGCTGCCCGGCACCGACGGTCGAAAGATGTCCAAGAGTTATGGCAACACCATCCTGCTCTCTGACTCGGAGACGGAGATTCGCTCCAAATTGAAGACGATGGTGACCGATCCGGCGCGCATCCGCCGCGAAGACCCGGGTAACCCTGATGTTTGCCCGGTCTTCGACTTGCATAAGGTCTTTTCGCCTCTCGAAACGCAACAAAATGCCCGTCAGGGGTGCACGACGGCAGGCATTGGTTGCATCGAATGCAAGAGCTGGCTTGCTGATAACCTTGTCCGCGAGCTTGCTCCTATTCGCGAGCGGCGCACATACTTTGAGCAGCATCCTTCTGAGCTCGACGCCATTCTTGAAGACGGTAATGCCCGCGCGAATGCTCGCGCTAACCAGACGATGCGCGAGGTACGCGCTACCGTAGGACTTGATTAA
- a CDS encoding site-2 protease family protein yields MNQDIVLILFQVVALVLAFSVHECAHAWVAWRLGDPTARMLGRVTLNPLKHLDPFGSVLMPLIALVYHWPLIGWAKPTPVTGRNFKNYRRDDILVTVAGPISNLLLATGALILLLIIKHLIPGGTVAVFTAMALAMHYPGVSTENLPALFPIALLLYFIILINLLLFVFNLVPFPPLDGSRILRHFLPYNALQIYDRMGMLALWIFMLLAGGFIFRVFLYPLQSAFDGILAAM; encoded by the coding sequence ATGAACCAGGACATCGTCCTTATCCTCTTCCAGGTGGTTGCGCTGGTCCTTGCCTTCAGTGTGCATGAGTGCGCGCATGCCTGGGTAGCATGGCGGCTGGGGGATCCTACGGCCCGTATGCTGGGCCGCGTCACGCTGAATCCACTCAAGCACCTGGATCCCTTTGGTTCTGTGCTGATGCCGCTGATTGCTCTGGTTTATCATTGGCCACTGATTGGATGGGCGAAGCCGACCCCCGTGACGGGGCGCAATTTTAAGAATTACAGGCGCGACGACATTCTGGTGACGGTTGCGGGTCCGATCAGCAATCTTCTGCTGGCAACCGGAGCACTGATTCTGTTGCTCATTATCAAGCACCTAATTCCTGGAGGAACGGTAGCGGTCTTTACTGCGATGGCGCTGGCGATGCATTATCCCGGGGTCTCGACGGAGAATCTTCCCGCGCTCTTTCCCATTGCGTTGCTGCTTTACTTCATCATCCTGATCAACCTGCTGCTGTTTGTTTTCAACCTGGTGCCATTCCCACCACTGGACGGTAGCCGCATTTTGCGACATTTTCTTCCCTATAATGCGTTGCAGATCTACGATCGCATGGGGATGTTGGCCTTGTGGATCTTCATGCTGCTGGCGGGTGGATTCATCTTTCGAGTCTTTCTCTACCCGCTGCAATCGGCCTTTGACGGCATTCTGGCAGCAATGTAA